From the genome of Cytophagales bacterium WSM2-2:
AGATTCAAATTGCAACCAGTGGTGACGCATTGATCTTGTTGAGAAAGGAATTCCCGTTACTCAAATTTCACTCCATTTCATCCTATGATGCTCGGTATTCGCTATCGATTCCTTTTGCATTGAAAATTTTAATCCAGGTGCCAAAGTTTCTTGTGACCAAAAGAAATGAACAGCGGCAAACGGAAAGAATTGTTGATAAGGAGAAGATTGATCTTGTAATCTCGGATAATCGATATGGATGCTGGTCAACAAGAGCAAAGAGTGTTTTTATCGGGCATCAGTTGAATTTGCGACCGCCTTTTTTTTCAGGAATTATAAATTATTTCCATTCACGTGCCCTCAGGCGATTCACTGAATGTTGGGTACCAGACGAACAGGGGAATGAATCTTTTGCCGGAGAGCTTGCAGTAAACACTGCGTTGAATCCAAAGTACATTGGGATGCTGTCGCGAATGAAATTCTTTCCTGCAGAACCCCGATATAAAGTACTGGCGATTGTTTCCGGACCGGAGCCACAGCGAACAGCACTTGAGTTGACTTTATTTAAAGAACTTGAGCGATTTGATGCACCATGCTTAATGGTTCGGGGTAATCCCGGCGGAAATGCCACACACAAGTTTGGTAAATTGGAAGTGGTAGACCACCTGTCGTCCGAAGAAATGAACAAAGCGATGCTGGAGTCGGAAGTGATTATAGCCAGATCAGGGTACAGTACGATCATGGACTTAGCAGTTGTCGGGAAAAAAGCGATTTTCATTCCAACACCAGGTCAACCGGAGCAAGAGTACCTGGCGAGTGAACTGATACGAAAGAAGATTGCGCCAGCAGTGGAGCAAGACGAATTTAGTTTGCAATACTCATTGACTCAACTGGACAAGTTCACAGGATTCAGGCGAAGCAAAGAAAATCAAAAACTGGCTCCGGCCGTAACATCAATATTGCATGAGATTAATTAGAAGTTTTGGATTTGCTTTCAAAGGTTTATCGATGGCCTTATGGGAACAACTAGTTGCCGGCATGATCATATTTACAAAATATTTTTTTTAGTATGCCCGAAATTTTCTGGACAGATACCCACGCCCATATTTATGCTGAAGAGTTCAAGGCTGACAGCATAGATATGCTTGCGCGCAGTAAGGAATCAGGGATTGCAAAAATTTATATGCCCAACATCGATCATACTTCGATCGACTCTATGATGGAATTGGAGGCAAAGAACCCCGGGAGATGCATTTCCATGATGGGCCTTCATCCTTGCTATGTGAAAAAGGATTTTGAGAAAGAATTATACCTGGTGGAAGACTGGCTCAACAAACGAAAGTTTGCTGCGGTGGGTGAGGTAGGAACTGACTTGTATTGGGACAAAACATTTTGGCCTCAGCAACAGGAGGCATTTAATATCCAGGTGCAATGGGCTAAAAAATTTAATCTGCCAATTGTAATTCATTGCCGCGAATCGATCGATGAAACTATTGAATTATTGGAGCCTTTTGCTGATGGCGGGTTGACGGGAATTTTTCATTGCTTCTCAGGGAACGTGGAGCAGGCTAAGAAGATAATTGATATGAATTTTTATTTGGGAATAGGAGGAGTGGTGACATTTAAAAACGGAGGGCTTGACAAAGTTCTTCCTGACGTAGATATCAACAGGATCGTCCTGGAAACAGATAGCCCCTATCTTGCTCCGGTTCCTCATCGTGGCAAACGGAATGAACCGGCTTATATCCCTCTTGTAGCTCTGAAAATTTGTGATATAAAAAAAATAACTTTGGAAGAACTCAGCACGGCAACCAATATCAATACAAAACATATTTTTGGAGCTACAATAGCTCAAATGCCCAATTCGCTCTAATGAAAAAAATAAACATCAATACCGCGACTCCCGGCAAAGCGCAGTCCAAGGTTATGATCATCTACACCGGGGGAACGTTCGGTATGGCTCATGATGCACAAGGTGTGCTGGTTCCATTTGACTTCGGTCTGATCCTCGAGCACCTTCCTTCCCTTCGCAATTTGTCGTTGGACTTGACGGTGATTTCTTTCGACCATCCCATCGATTCTTCTAACGTTCAACCGGAGCACTGGCAGCAGATAGCAACTTTGATTTTTGAAAATTGCAGCCACCAGGATGGCTTCGTGGTTTTACATGGAACAGACACTATGGCGTTCACTGCCTCTGCGCTCAGCTTCATGCTTCCGGGATTAGCAAAGCCAGTGATTTTTACGGGTGCTCAACTTCCGATCAGCGAACCACGCTCCGATGCTCGTGAAAATCTGATCACAGCTTTGGAAATCGCTGCAGCAAAAAAAGATAACAAGGCAATCGTCCCTGAGGTCTGCATTTATTTTGATGATGAACTTTTGCGCGGCAACCGCAGCAAGAAAGTGGAGAGTATGCACTTCGATGCATTCCAGTCAGAGAATTACCCGCTATTGGCGAAAGCGGGCGTAAAG
Proteins encoded in this window:
- the tatD gene encoding TatD family hydrolase, whose protein sequence is MPEIFWTDTHAHIYAEEFKADSIDMLARSKESGIAKIYMPNIDHTSIDSMMELEAKNPGRCISMMGLHPCYVKKDFEKELYLVEDWLNKRKFAAVGEVGTDLYWDKTFWPQQQEAFNIQVQWAKKFNLPIVIHCRESIDETIELLEPFADGGLTGIFHCFSGNVEQAKKIIDMNFYLGIGGVVTFKNGGLDKVLPDVDINRIVLETDSPYLAPVPHRGKRNEPAYIPLVALKICDIKKITLEELSTATNINTKHIFGATIAQMPNSL
- the ansA gene encoding L-asparaginase 1, with protein sequence MKKININTATPGKAQSKVMIIYTGGTFGMAHDAQGVLVPFDFGLILEHLPSLRNLSLDLTVISFDHPIDSSNVQPEHWQQIATLIFENCSHQDGFVVLHGTDTMAFTASALSFMLPGLAKPVIFTGAQLPISEPRSDARENLITALEIAAAKKDNKAIVPEVCIYFDDELLRGNRSKKVESMHFDAFQSENYPLLAKAGVKIDYNEKVISQPGNGLKLLGKLDPAITILKLFPGITSATVSAVANIPGLKAIVLETFGAGNAPTSTDFLNLLKEAISKEIIILNISQCPGGMVVQGKYETSKDLQEIGVLSGADMTTEAAVTKLMVLLGEHGPDKTKRLLGVSLAGELTA